From Rutidosis leptorrhynchoides isolate AG116_Rl617_1_P2 chromosome 3, CSIRO_AGI_Rlap_v1, whole genome shotgun sequence, a single genomic window includes:
- the LOC139900664 gene encoding acyl-coenzyme A oxidase 3, peroxisomal-like, which produces MRPDIAYAVQQICLFMHDPREQHLSALKRILRAEAEYRGVANAVAETCWLRNLLRELHCPLFSATLVYCDNVSAVYMSGNPVQHQRTKHIEINIHFVRDLVTKGQVQGIETVTKYDTNAQEFIINTPCESAQKYWIGGVANHATHTVVFSQLEINGVNQGVHAFIAQIREENGKICQNVHIADCGHKIGSNGVDNGRIWFDNLRVPRENMLNSVADVSPDGQYLSAIKDPLQRFAAFMAPLTSGRVHIAAISMNIAKKGLATAVRYCLSKRTFSVKPNEREVLLLDYPSHQRRLLPLLAKT; this is translated from the exons ATGAGGCCTGACATCGCTTATGCAGTTCAGCAGATATGCCTCTTCATGCATGACCCTCGAGAGCAGCATCTCTCCGCACTCAAGCGAATTCTCCG TGCTGAGGCGGAATACCGTGGGGTTGCTAATGCCGTTGCTGAAACATGTTGGCTTCGTAACTTGCTTCGAGAGCTTCATTGTCCATTATTTTCTGCCACTCTCGTGTATTGTGACAACGTCAGTGCTGTCTACATGTCCGGTAATCCAGTTCAGCATCAACGGACGAAACACATAGAGATTAACATACATTTCGTTCGAGACCTTGTGACAAAAGGACAG GTACAAGGCATCGAAACCGTGACAAAATACGATACAAATGCTCAGGAATTCATCATTAATACTCCCTGTGAATCTGCTCAGAAGTATTGGATTGGAGGTGTAGCTAAT CATGCTACACATACAGTAGTTTTTTCACAACTTGAAATCAATGGTGTGAATCAAGGAGTGCATGCATTTATAGCACAGATCAGAGAAGAAAACGGAAAAATATGTCAAAATGTTCATATTGCAGATTGTGGCCATAAAATTGGTTCGAATGGTGTTGACAATGGTCGAATCTG GTTTGACAATCTACGTGTACCAAGAGAGAACATGTTAAATTCAGTTGCTGATGTGTCACCCGACGGGCAGTATCTGAGTGCGATAAAAGATCCACTTCag AGATTTGCAGCCTTTATGGCTCCCCTGACGTCTGGCCGTGTACATATTGCAGCGATCTCAATGAACATTGCGAAG AAAGGTTTAGCGACTGCAGTAAGGTACTGTCTCTCAAAGCGAACGTTTTCTGTTAAACCGAATGAACGTGAAGTTCTTTTGCTTGATTATCCAAGTCATCAAAGACGCCTTTTACCTCTTCTAGCAAAGACGTAA